One genomic segment of Streptomyces sp. RKND-216 includes these proteins:
- a CDS encoding extracellular solute-binding protein translates to MHSQYRRTNRTTRRSARRLTSLGIAAALGAGLLSGCAGDDDSTAANGKTEVTVGLFGTFGFKEAGLYDEYERLHPDVVIKENVTAQNADYYPALLNHLTAGAGLQDIQAVEVGNIKEVATLQADKFVDLSDAAGVKKENWLDWKWEQATTDDGKVIGLGTDTGPMAVCYRKDLFEKAGLPTDRKKVSDLWADDWAKYVDAGETYAENAPSGTSFMDSAAGLYNGAVSSHAERYYDESGELVYQDSEAVETSWDLAMRAAEGKLSAKLQQFTPAWDQAYANGDFATVVCPAWMLGYIESKAGRKNADTWDVADAPRPGNWGGSFLAVPENAKNREEAVKLAAWLTAPEQQAKLFQKRGSFPSSQAAFALPEVEEATHGYYGDAPTGKIFTEAAKGVPVQILGPKDQIVAETLAEGIRQVEQQGKSPEEGWDSAVKSIDNALG, encoded by the coding sequence ATGCACAGCCAGTACCGACGCACGAACCGCACCACACGCAGATCGGCCCGGCGGCTGACGTCGCTCGGGATCGCCGCGGCCCTGGGCGCCGGGCTGCTCTCCGGCTGTGCCGGGGACGACGACAGCACGGCCGCGAACGGCAAGACGGAGGTCACTGTCGGCCTCTTCGGCACCTTCGGGTTCAAGGAGGCCGGGCTCTACGACGAATACGAGCGCCTCCACCCGGACGTCGTCATCAAGGAGAACGTCACCGCGCAGAACGCCGACTACTACCCCGCGCTGCTCAACCACCTGACGGCCGGGGCCGGCCTCCAGGACATACAGGCGGTCGAAGTCGGCAACATCAAGGAGGTCGCCACCCTCCAGGCCGACAAGTTCGTCGACCTCTCCGACGCCGCGGGCGTGAAGAAGGAGAACTGGCTGGACTGGAAGTGGGAGCAGGCCACCACCGACGACGGCAAGGTCATCGGCCTCGGCACGGACACCGGCCCGATGGCGGTCTGCTACCGCAAGGACCTCTTCGAGAAAGCCGGGCTGCCCACCGACCGGAAGAAGGTCTCCGACCTGTGGGCGGACGACTGGGCCAAGTACGTGGACGCGGGCGAGACGTACGCGGAGAACGCCCCGTCCGGCACCAGCTTCATGGACAGCGCCGCCGGGCTCTACAACGGTGCCGTCTCCAGCCATGCCGAGCGCTACTACGACGAGAGCGGCGAGCTGGTCTACCAGGACAGCGAGGCCGTGGAGACGTCCTGGGACCTGGCCATGCGGGCGGCCGAGGGCAAGCTGAGCGCGAAGCTCCAGCAGTTCACCCCCGCCTGGGACCAGGCGTACGCCAACGGCGACTTCGCGACCGTGGTGTGCCCCGCCTGGATGCTCGGCTACATCGAGAGCAAGGCGGGCAGGAAGAACGCCGACACGTGGGACGTCGCCGACGCCCCTCGCCCCGGCAACTGGGGCGGCTCCTTCCTCGCCGTGCCGGAGAACGCGAAGAACCGCGAGGAGGCCGTCAAGCTCGCCGCCTGGCTGACCGCCCCGGAGCAGCAGGCGAAGCTCTTCCAGAAGCGCGGCAGCTTCCCCAGCTCGCAGGCCGCGTTCGCGCTGCCCGAGGTCGAGGAGGCCACGCATGGGTACTACGGCGACGCCCCGACCGGGAAGATCTTCACCGAGGCCGCGAAGGGAGTCCCGGTCCAGATCCTCGGCCCGAAGGACCAGATCGTCGCCGAGACCCTCGCCGAAGGCATCCGGCAGGTGGAGCAGCAGGGCAAGTCGCCCGAAGAAGGCTGGGACTCCGCGGTCAAGTCCATCGACAACGCCCTCGGCTGA
- a CDS encoding fused MFS/spermidine synthase, with translation MARRRRDDAGRRRTRQHREEPAEPVGGGLARLEPDPDRPRAWTLTVDDAPQSHVDLDDPAYLDFAYQRRLGHVLDLAAPPSRPLRVLHLGGGALTLARYVAVTRPRSTQQAAETDTALTAFVRRALPLDPGWRIRVRSGDARAVLARVPDGWADVVLSDVFHGARTPAHLTSVEFVADGRRVLRPGGVWAANLADGGGLTHLRGQVATVGEVFREVCAVADPAVLRGRRFGNVVLAASDAGLDVAELTRRVAGDPHPGRVEHGAALASFAAGAKPVTDATAAPSPAPPTGSF, from the coding sequence GTGGCGAGGAGACGACGGGACGACGCGGGCCGGCGGCGCACGCGGCAGCACCGCGAGGAGCCGGCCGAACCGGTCGGCGGCGGACTCGCCCGGCTGGAGCCGGACCCGGACCGTCCGCGCGCCTGGACGCTCACGGTGGACGACGCCCCGCAGTCGCACGTCGACCTGGACGATCCGGCGTACCTGGACTTCGCCTATCAGCGCCGCCTCGGCCATGTGCTCGACCTGGCCGCGCCGCCGAGCCGCCCGCTGCGCGTGCTGCACCTCGGCGGCGGCGCCCTGACCCTCGCGCGGTACGTCGCCGTGACCCGGCCCCGCTCCACGCAGCAGGCCGCCGAGACCGACACCGCGCTGACCGCCTTCGTACGCCGTGCACTGCCGCTGGACCCCGGATGGCGGATACGGGTGCGGTCCGGCGACGCCCGCGCGGTGCTGGCCCGCGTACCGGACGGGTGGGCCGACGTGGTGCTGAGCGACGTCTTCCACGGAGCACGCACGCCCGCCCATCTGACCAGCGTGGAGTTCGTCGCCGACGGGCGGCGCGTGCTGCGTCCCGGCGGGGTGTGGGCGGCCAACCTCGCCGACGGCGGCGGACTGACGCACCTGCGAGGGCAGGTGGCGACGGTGGGCGAGGTCTTCCGCGAGGTGTGCGCCGTGGCCGACCCGGCGGTGCTGCGCGGGCGGAGGTTCGGCAATGTCGTGCTCGCGGCGTCCGACGCGGGCCTCGACGTGGCCGAGTTGACCCGGCGGGTCGCCGGAGACCCGCACCCCGGACGGGTCGAGCACGGCGCCGCGCTGGCGTCGTTCGCCGCCGGGGCGAAGCCGGTGACGGACGCGACCGCCGCGCCTTCACCGGCCCCACCGACCGGTTCGTTCTAG
- a CDS encoding histidine phosphatase family protein, whose protein sequence is MAAPRILLVRHGETEWSRSGRHTGRTDVPLLDEGRRMAERLGARLHRAPWNGLPGVEVRTSPLARARDTCELAGFGDRATEWDALREWDYGAYEGMTSPEIRAQVGGDWQVWRDGARDGESLTDLSRRADEIVAWARSADRDVLVFAHGHLLRALGARWLGEPVGHGARLVLDPVGLSVLGWAYDAPALSRWNDTGHLDENMSLDR, encoded by the coding sequence ATGGCAGCACCCCGCATCCTGCTGGTACGGCACGGCGAGACGGAATGGTCCCGCAGCGGCCGTCACACCGGACGTACCGACGTACCGCTCCTCGACGAGGGGCGGCGGATGGCCGAACGACTTGGCGCGCGCCTGCACCGCGCGCCCTGGAACGGTCTGCCCGGCGTGGAGGTCCGCACCAGCCCGCTCGCCCGCGCCCGCGACACCTGCGAGCTGGCCGGATTCGGTGACCGCGCCACTGAGTGGGACGCCCTGCGCGAGTGGGACTACGGCGCCTACGAGGGGATGACCTCGCCGGAAATCCGCGCGCAGGTCGGCGGCGACTGGCAGGTCTGGCGCGACGGGGCGCGGGACGGTGAGTCGCTGACCGACCTGTCGCGGCGCGCCGACGAGATCGTGGCCTGGGCGCGGTCGGCGGATCGCGACGTGCTGGTCTTCGCGCACGGTCACCTGCTCCGTGCGCTCGGCGCCCGCTGGCTCGGCGAACCCGTCGGCCACGGTGCCCGGCTGGTCCTGGACCCGGTCGGCCTCTCCGTCCTCGGCTGGGCCTACGACGCCCCCGCCCTCTCCCGCTGGAACGACACCGGCCACCTCGACGAGAACATGTCGCTCGACCGATGA
- a CDS encoding GH1 family beta-glucosidase, giving the protein MTAATPAPSTTGSATRRFPPGFVWGASTAAYQVEGAAREDGRTPSIWDTFSHTPGRTLNGDTGDVACDHYHRYRDDVALMSRLGLGAYRFSVSWSRVQPTGRGPAVQQGLDFYRALTDELLDAGITPVLTLYHWDLPQELEDAGGWPARETAYRFADYAALVGEALGDRVEMWTTLNEPWCSAFLGYGSGVHAPGRTDPAAALHAAHHLNLAHGLGVSALRTVLPSRAQAMVSLNPAAVRPRSDSEADRDAARRIDALANRVFTGPMLHGRYDEDLFADTARITDWSCVRDGDLDLIHQPLDALCVNYYTPSLVSAVDSGDVERSDGHGASTHSPWPGAGRVAFHQPPGARTDMGWSIDPTGLSDLLLGFTREVPGLPLYITENGAACADEPDATGRVDDPERIAYLHGHLAAVHRAMAEGADVRGYFLWSLLDNFEWAYGYTKRFGAVHVDYATQRRTPKSSAAWYAEVCRTGLLPGDPTV; this is encoded by the coding sequence ATGACTGCAGCAACTCCGGCACCCTCCACGACGGGATCCGCGACCCGCCGGTTTCCGCCCGGCTTCGTGTGGGGTGCGTCCACCGCCGCCTACCAGGTGGAGGGGGCGGCGCGGGAGGACGGACGCACGCCGTCCATCTGGGACACCTTCTCCCACACCCCCGGCCGGACGCTGAACGGCGACACCGGCGACGTCGCGTGCGACCACTACCACCGCTACCGGGACGACGTGGCGCTGATGTCGCGGCTCGGACTCGGCGCCTACCGCTTCTCGGTCTCCTGGTCCCGGGTGCAGCCCACCGGGCGCGGCCCGGCCGTCCAGCAGGGCCTGGACTTCTACCGCGCTCTGACCGACGAACTGCTCGACGCGGGCATCACGCCGGTGCTGACCCTCTACCACTGGGACCTCCCGCAGGAGCTGGAGGACGCGGGCGGCTGGCCGGCCCGTGAGACGGCGTACCGCTTCGCCGACTACGCGGCACTCGTCGGGGAGGCGCTGGGCGACCGGGTGGAGATGTGGACCACCCTCAACGAGCCCTGGTGCAGCGCCTTCCTCGGCTACGGCTCCGGTGTGCACGCGCCGGGTCGCACCGACCCGGCCGCCGCGCTGCACGCCGCCCACCACCTCAACCTCGCCCACGGGCTGGGCGTCTCCGCGCTGCGGACGGTGCTGCCGTCCCGGGCGCAGGCGATGGTCAGCCTCAACCCCGCCGCAGTGCGTCCCCGTTCGGACTCCGAGGCGGACCGGGACGCGGCGCGGCGTATCGACGCGCTCGCCAACCGCGTCTTCACCGGCCCGATGCTGCACGGCCGCTACGACGAGGACCTGTTCGCGGACACCGCCCGGATCACCGACTGGTCCTGCGTACGGGACGGCGACCTGGATCTGATCCACCAGCCGCTGGACGCGCTGTGCGTCAACTATTACACCCCGTCCCTGGTGTCGGCGGTCGACAGCGGCGACGTGGAGCGCAGCGACGGCCACGGCGCCAGCACCCACTCCCCCTGGCCGGGGGCCGGCCGGGTCGCCTTCCACCAACCCCCGGGCGCGCGCACCGACATGGGCTGGAGCATCGACCCGACCGGCCTGTCGGACCTGCTGCTGGGGTTCACCCGGGAGGTTCCCGGGCTGCCGCTGTACATCACGGAGAACGGGGCGGCCTGCGCGGACGAGCCGGACGCCACCGGCCGGGTGGACGACCCGGAGCGCATCGCCTACCTGCACGGCCACCTCGCCGCGGTGCACCGGGCGATGGCCGAGGGCGCGGACGTGCGGGGCTACTTCCTGTGGTCGCTGCTGGACAACTTCGAGTGGGCCTACGGGTACACCAAGCGCTTCGGCGCCGTGCACGTCGACTACGCCACGCAGCGCCGTACGCCGAAGTCCAGCGCCGCCTGGTACGCCGAGGTGTGCCGGACGGGCCTGCTGCCGGGCGATCCGACCGTCTAG
- a CDS encoding carbohydrate ABC transporter permease, translated as MAHPTARRPARSVARRAGRHLHGGWITYTVLTVFTVGSLFPLVWTAIAASRDNERLAETPPPFWFGQNLFTNLWTAWFDANMGLALFNTVVVAGSVTVATVLFGTLAGFAFAKLRFRAKNLLMLLVIGTMMVPPQLSVVPLYMAIAELEWTNQLQAVILPMMVSAFGVFFMRQYLVSALPTELIEAARVDGAHSLRVVWHVVFPVARPAMAVLGMLTFVLAWNEFFWPIIALTQENPTVQVALTGLDRGYIPDQSVIMAGSLLGTLPLLLVFALFGRQIVGGIMQGAVKG; from the coding sequence ATGGCACATCCGACGGCCCGCCGCCCGGCACGGTCCGTGGCGCGACGTGCCGGCAGGCACCTGCACGGCGGCTGGATCACGTACACGGTGCTGACCGTCTTCACCGTCGGTTCGCTGTTCCCGCTGGTGTGGACGGCCATCGCCGCCTCCCGCGACAACGAACGGCTCGCCGAGACGCCACCGCCCTTCTGGTTCGGCCAGAACCTGTTCACCAACCTCTGGACGGCGTGGTTCGACGCCAACATGGGGCTGGCGCTGTTCAACACCGTCGTGGTCGCCGGCTCCGTCACGGTCGCCACGGTGCTCTTCGGCACGCTGGCCGGCTTCGCCTTCGCCAAGCTGCGGTTCCGCGCCAAGAATCTGCTGATGCTGCTGGTGATCGGGACGATGATGGTCCCGCCGCAGCTCAGCGTGGTGCCGCTGTACATGGCGATCGCCGAACTGGAGTGGACCAACCAGCTCCAGGCGGTGATCCTGCCGATGATGGTGAGCGCGTTCGGCGTGTTCTTCATGCGGCAGTACCTGGTCAGCGCGCTGCCGACGGAGCTGATCGAGGCCGCGCGGGTGGACGGCGCGCACAGCCTGCGCGTCGTGTGGCACGTGGTCTTCCCGGTGGCCCGGCCCGCCATGGCGGTCCTCGGCATGCTGACCTTCGTGCTCGCCTGGAACGAGTTCTTCTGGCCGATCATCGCGCTGACGCAGGAGAACCCGACCGTCCAGGTCGCCCTCACCGGCCTCGACCGCGGCTACATCCCCGACCAGTCGGTGATCATGGCGGGATCCCTGCTGGGCACGCTGCCGCTACTGCTGGTGTTCGCCCTGTTCGGCAGACAGATCGTCGGCGGCATCATGCAGGGCGCCGTGAAGGGCTGA
- a CDS encoding M23 family metallopeptidase, translating into MNAATRRPIAALRRAACGSLTAALLVGGSWGLTSPAAATQPAHTHDDPLGAGPHTLGGPWLSDLPALYGGWRSGPPESWASPVTGSTVSAPYGIRGDWAAGHHTGVDFAVPVGTPVHSVGSGKVVFAGRSGAYGKAVTVRMDDGKYTLFAHLSKIDVEEGDRVKAGTVLGESGNTGRSTGPHLHFEVREGRDYGTDVNPVAYLEERGVEVV; encoded by the coding sequence ATGAATGCAGCAACGCGACGCCCGATAGCAGCTCTACGCCGCGCCGCCTGCGGCTCGCTGACGGCGGCTCTGCTCGTCGGCGGCAGCTGGGGGCTCACCTCCCCGGCCGCAGCGACCCAGCCGGCCCACACGCACGACGACCCGCTGGGGGCGGGCCCCCACACCCTCGGCGGGCCCTGGTTGTCGGACCTCCCCGCGCTCTACGGAGGCTGGCGGTCCGGGCCGCCGGAGTCCTGGGCCAGCCCCGTCACCGGGTCGACCGTCTCCGCGCCGTACGGCATCCGCGGCGACTGGGCGGCGGGTCACCACACCGGCGTGGACTTCGCCGTCCCCGTCGGCACCCCGGTGCACTCCGTCGGCTCCGGCAAGGTCGTGTTCGCCGGCCGGTCCGGCGCCTACGGCAAGGCCGTGACCGTCCGGATGGACGACGGCAAGTACACCCTCTTCGCCCACCTGTCGAAGATCGACGTCGAGGAGGGCGACCGGGTGAAGGCCGGCACCGTGCTCGGCGAGTCCGGCAACACCGGCCGCAGCACCGGGCCCCACCTGCACTTCGAGGTGCGCGAGGGGCGTGACTACGGCACGGACGTCAACCCCGTCGCCTACCTGGAGGAACGAGGCGTCGAGGTCGTCTGA
- a CDS encoding sugar ABC transporter permease, whose amino-acid sequence MTSERLDAAPPAPPGGAAPARSRPPSGSGEGGPKRPRGAPSGDADRASAARRAARRSRRYQRDARWSPYALIAPFFLAFAAFGLFPLLYTGWASLHRVSLHAPTDMEWAGLENFAQLIRNDFFWNALGNTFVIGVLSTVPQLLMALGLAHLLNYRLRGSTFYRVALLTPYATSVAAATLVFAMLYGRDYGMINWVLGFFGVDGIAWESGDWSSKIAVSTIVIWRWTGYNALIYLAAMQAVPHDLYESAALDGASRWQQFRHVTVPSLRPTILFTVVVSTIGATQLFGEPLLFGTTASGGASGQYQTLGLYLYEQGWVNFHLGRASAIAWTMFLILVVIGLVNWLFARRLGKSQ is encoded by the coding sequence ATGACCTCCGAACGTCTCGACGCCGCGCCCCCCGCTCCTCCGGGGGGCGCGGCCCCGGCCCGGTCGCGCCCTCCGAGCGGCAGCGGCGAGGGCGGCCCGAAGCGTCCCCGCGGGGCGCCGTCCGGCGACGCCGACCGGGCGTCCGCCGCGCGGCGGGCCGCCCGGCGCAGCCGGCGCTACCAGCGCGACGCCCGCTGGAGCCCGTACGCGCTCATCGCACCGTTCTTCCTCGCCTTCGCCGCCTTCGGCCTCTTCCCCCTGCTCTACACCGGGTGGGCGTCGCTGCACCGCGTCTCGCTGCACGCGCCGACGGACATGGAGTGGGCGGGCCTGGAGAACTTCGCCCAGCTGATCCGGAACGACTTCTTCTGGAACGCGCTGGGCAACACCTTCGTCATCGGCGTCCTCTCCACCGTTCCGCAGCTGCTCATGGCCCTCGGCCTGGCTCACCTGCTGAACTACAGGCTGCGCGGCTCGACGTTCTACCGGGTCGCCCTGCTCACCCCGTACGCGACCTCGGTGGCCGCCGCCACGCTGGTCTTCGCCATGCTCTACGGCCGCGACTACGGAATGATCAACTGGGTGCTGGGCTTCTTCGGCGTGGACGGCATCGCCTGGGAGTCCGGTGACTGGTCCTCGAAGATCGCCGTGTCCACCATCGTCATCTGGCGCTGGACGGGCTACAACGCGCTGATCTACCTGGCGGCGATGCAGGCCGTGCCGCACGACCTGTACGAATCCGCGGCCCTGGACGGCGCGTCCCGGTGGCAGCAGTTCCGGCACGTCACGGTGCCGTCGCTGCGGCCGACGATCCTGTTCACCGTCGTCGTCTCCACGATCGGCGCGACGCAGCTCTTCGGCGAACCGCTGCTCTTCGGGACCACCGCGTCGGGCGGCGCCTCGGGGCAGTACCAGACGCTCGGCCTCTACCTGTACGAGCAGGGCTGGGTGAACTTCCATCTCGGCCGGGCCTCCGCCATCGCCTGGACGATGTTCCTGATCCTGGTGGTGATCGGCCTGGTCAACTGGCTGTTCGCCCGTCGGCTCGGCAAGAGCCAGTGA
- a CDS encoding tetratricopeptide repeat protein → MASSPSTSPGPRRGPNTAFRRLRGPLSPGEFAAAVRRSAREIGEQVACDARYVGRVEAGEIRCPNYAYERVFLHMFPGRTLADLGFAPRESVRGRAARVRGAHGGETTPPSALTRRGDTAGTVVDHDRPAHHSGAEHDAEYAITNENDEESDVLRRAFMTGGPAALVAVSLTGDGRYTGAGGATTTVRRAGETEAAAVEDAVHRIRLLDDRHGADGLYRRAGTALQSAYAYLDAGTTRRAVADRLHSGAGELAISVGWLAHDSGRFADARSHYAEALATARVSGDPALEAHAFCNTAFLARDAGRPREAVRAAQAGHQAAQHLGSSRLLSLLTLREAGGWAGLDDRSACEDALVRAHRLFARGPSDDDPPWMTFFGEAEMEGLESQCWSALGAWGPAVAHARRAVALQEPHFVRNRALFTAELAGDLAAAGRPDEAAAAASHVLELLGPVRSTRIRSMLAVTASRLAPHRREPSVSALLPRLPAPRAEHA, encoded by the coding sequence ATGGCGTCGTCACCATCCACGTCACCGGGGCCGAGACGCGGACCCAACACGGCCTTCCGAAGACTGCGGGGTCCGCTATCACCAGGGGAATTCGCAGCAGCGGTCCGCAGGTCGGCGCGTGAGATCGGTGAACAGGTAGCGTGCGACGCCCGTTACGTGGGCCGGGTGGAGGCCGGAGAGATCCGGTGCCCCAACTACGCCTACGAACGGGTGTTCCTGCACATGTTCCCCGGCCGCACGCTCGCCGACCTGGGCTTCGCACCACGGGAGTCGGTCCGCGGGCGCGCCGCACGCGTGCGAGGGGCGCACGGAGGTGAGACCACGCCTCCGTCCGCCCTGACGCGCCGGGGGGACACTGCCGGGACCGTCGTCGACCACGACCGGCCCGCACACCACTCCGGTGCAGAGCACGACGCCGAGTACGCGATCACGAACGAGAACGACGAGGAGAGCGACGTGCTACGTCGCGCTTTCATGACCGGCGGCCCGGCCGCCCTGGTCGCCGTCTCGCTGACCGGCGACGGACGGTACACCGGCGCGGGCGGCGCCACGACGACCGTCCGCCGCGCCGGCGAGACGGAGGCCGCAGCGGTGGAGGACGCCGTCCACCGCATCCGCCTGCTGGACGACCGGCACGGCGCCGACGGCCTCTACCGCCGCGCGGGCACGGCCCTGCAGTCCGCCTACGCTTACCTCGACGCGGGCACCACACGCCGAGCGGTCGCGGACCGGCTGCACTCCGGGGCCGGTGAACTGGCCATCTCCGTCGGCTGGCTGGCGCACGACTCCGGCCGCTTCGCCGACGCCCGCTCCCACTACGCGGAGGCCCTCGCCACCGCGCGCGTCTCCGGGGACCCGGCGCTGGAGGCACACGCCTTCTGCAACACCGCCTTCCTCGCGCGGGACGCCGGCCGCCCGCGGGAGGCCGTACGCGCGGCACAGGCGGGACACCAGGCCGCGCAGCACCTCGGCTCCTCCCGCCTGCTGTCGCTGCTGACCCTGCGGGAGGCCGGCGGGTGGGCGGGGCTCGACGACCGTTCCGCCTGCGAGGACGCCCTCGTACGGGCGCACCGCCTCTTCGCACGCGGCCCGTCCGACGACGACCCGCCGTGGATGACGTTCTTCGGCGAGGCGGAGATGGAGGGCCTGGAGTCTCAGTGCTGGTCGGCACTGGGGGCCTGGGGACCCGCCGTGGCGCACGCGCGGCGCGCGGTCGCCCTCCAGGAGCCGCACTTCGTGCGCAATCGGGCGCTCTTCACCGCCGAGTTGGCCGGTGACCTGGCCGCCGCGGGCCGACCCGACGAGGCGGCCGCCGCCGCCTCGCACGTGCTCGAACTGCTGGGGCCGGTCAGGTCGACGCGCATCCGCAGCATGCTGGCCGTCACCGCGTCCCGCCTCGCCCCCCACCGCCGCGAACCCTCCGTCTCCGCCCTCCTGCCCCGCCTCCCCGCCCCCCGCGCCGAGCACGCGTAG